From the Theobroma cacao cultivar B97-61/B2 chromosome 2, Criollo_cocoa_genome_V2, whole genome shotgun sequence genome, one window contains:
- the LOC18610143 gene encoding uncharacterized protein LOC18610143 has protein sequence MKSHHHPNSAKSKNTMAVVMEGNWTKSVICMLLVLASGSPLWRLPGAEARGPFCCPRMVDCNKVCQGFPNRCVDCKCICGEGDTHSHSHSHTPPLPMASAELIN, from the exons ATGAAATCCCATCATCACCCTAACAGTGCCAAGAGCAAAAATACCATGGCCGTTGTAATGGAAGGAAATTGGACCAAGTCGGTTATCTGTATGCTCCTGGTTTTGGCATCTG GATCGCCATTGTGGAGGTTGCCTGGAGCTGAAGCAAGAGGACCCTTTTGCTGTCCGCGCATGGTAGACTGCAACAAAGTCTGCCAAGGGTTTCCCAACCGCTGCGTTGATTGCAAGTGCATATGCGGTGAAGGTGATACTCATAGTCATAGTCATAGTCACACTCCGCCGTTGCCAATGGCCTCTGCCGAATTGATAAACTAA
- the LOC18610140 gene encoding RING finger protein 165, which yields MASATYDLDDLDILVYQPPIESEPHYPTPRFVQVEVTIILELKLKCHYCLTDQFIDLDNADSIVFQENIRFHLHVLKNNFRAYQILAPMLRRLGVDPSSPLFDTVIEAIIRHGRRMGTWESNKGRKVLPLHAKVWGTFVEHVNYEEEEVLVVRALEESASELETSNYNMVPAKESSIKKMLKRFRVEGGEYNQKGGENDIKRRRVEGENCVICLEELKVGSYASRMPCSHAFHGDCIEKWLKQSHYCPVCRFEMPTE from the coding sequence ATGGCTTCAGCTACTTACGACCTTGATGATCTAGATATCCTCGTTTACCAACCTCCGATTGAATCAGAACCCCATTACCCCACTCCCCGTTTCGTCCAAGTTGAAGTAACCATCATCCTTGAACTCAAACTCAAGTGCCATTATTGCTTAACCGACCAATTCATTGATCTCGACAACGCAGACTCTATAGTCTTCCAAGAAAATATTCGCTTTCATCTCCATGTTTTGAAAAACAATTTCCGGGCTTACCAGATTCTTGCTCCCATGCTAAGAAGACTCGGAGTCGACCCCAGCTCTCCTCTATTCGACACTGTCATCGAGGCAATCATCCGACATGGGCGTAGAATGGGAACCTGGGAATCCAACAAGGGACGTAAAGTCTTGCCTTTGCATGCAAAGGTATGGGGAACGTTTGTGGAACACGTAAACTACGAGGAAGAAGAGGTTTTGGTCGTAAGAGCTCTGGAAGAATCAGCATCGGAGTTGGAAACAAGCAACTACAACATGGTTCCAGCGAAGGAATCCTCGATCAAGAAGATGTTGAAGAGGTTTCGAGTCGAAGGCGGAGAGTATAATCAAAAGGGCGGAGAGAATGACATCAAGAGAAGGCGTGTGGAGGGTGAAAACTGTGTGATATGTTTGGAGGAACTGAAGGTTGGTTCATATGCTTCTCGGATGCCTTGTTCTCATGCTTTTCATGGTGACTGCATTGAGAAGTGGTTGAAGCAAAGCCACTACTGTCCTGTCTGCCGGTTTGAGATGCCAACAGAGTGA
- the LOC18610144 gene encoding uncharacterized protein LOC18610144, giving the protein MPPYSNLSSPTGLPFSLLSTIKEVFHRVVRILSQFRPCSDANSLILPITRSSSLPTSRAITRMRFYTASYQWRSQALDCIPLSINSLEIEMQSYQPRPPVSLASFSGIFLRSSYPKMANIIENIGSLIAAVGFFIMTSIFLPGNLYWVTWLACAFSLLAFFSSLGKS; this is encoded by the exons ATGCCTCCCTATTCAAACTTAAGCTCGCCAACTGGTCTACCTTTTTCCTTATTATCCACAATCAAAGAGGTATTTCATCGTGTTGTTAGAATCCTATCCCAGTTTAGGCCTTGTTCTGATGCTAATTCTCTTATTTTACCAATTACTAGATCTTCATCTCTACCAACTTCTCGTGCCATTACCAGAATGAGGTTTTACACAGCTTCTTATCAGTGGAGATCCCAAGCATTGGATTGCATACCACTTAGCATAAATTCTTTAGAAATTGAAATGCAAAGCTATCAACCGAGGCCTCCAGTAAGTCTTG CTTCTTTCAGTGGGATCTTCCTACGCAGTTCCTACCCAAAAATGGCCAATATTATTGAGAATATAGGATCTCTTATTGCTGCAGTTGGTTTTTTCATAATGACTAGCATTTTCCTCCCTGGTAATCTGTACTGGGTTACTTGGCTAGCTTGTGCATTTTCCTTGCTAGCCTTTTTCTCATCGTTGGGTAAGTCTTAA
- the LOC18610141 gene encoding vacuolar protein sorting-associated protein 29, with protein MVPTKESLIKKMLKRVRAEGGECVQNGGEHIKRRRVERENCVFRGQSKSENFSKLVLDTLHQYLIADFHPLLSVSLFQQVIPWGDLDSLAMLQRPLDVDILVTGRTYQFKAYKHEGGVVINPGSPTVAYSSFTYDVKPSFAFMDIDGLSIGVYVYELIDKIDFKKTATSGSARNLLL; from the exons ATGGTTCCAACTAAGGAGTCATTAATCAAGAAGATGCTGAAGAGGGTTCGAGCCGAAGGTGGAGAGTGTGTTCAAAATGGTGGAGAACATATCAAGAGAAGGCGTGTGGAACGTGAAAATTGT GTGTTCCGTGGGCAGTctaagagtgaaaacttttcCAAGCTAGTTTTAGATACTCTTCACCAGTATTTGATTGCAGATTTCCACCCACTGCTTTCAGTCTCCCT CTTTCAACAGGTCATTCCTTGGGGTGATTTGGATTCACTAGCAATGCTACAAAGGCCATTAGATGTCGATATCCTTGTAACTGGTCGCACCTATCAGTTCAAAGCATACAAGCATGAGGGTGGTGTCGTCATAAACCCTGGCTCCCCCACTGTTGCATATAGTAGTTTCACATACGATGTAAAGCCAAGCTTTGCGTTCATGGACATCGATGGCTTGAGCATTGGGGTATATGTGTATGAACTGATtgacaaaattgattttaagaagACAGCCACCAGTGGTTCAGCACGTAACCTATTACTTTGA
- the LOC18610142 gene encoding putative defensin-like protein 263 encodes MRKASLGVASLLVIMTVASCVSNSVAQSEADAKCSRDIDCAFQCKHGGFCDLKTGRCSCLPAAASRNVVPIVDANCRRDPDCAKVCPRGCKITNCINGTCFCEC; translated from the exons ATGAGGAAGGCTTCTCTTGGCGTAGCTTCTCTTCTTGTCATCATGACTGTAGCTTCTT GCGTATCAAACTCAGTAGCACAATCTGAGGCCGACGCGAAATGTTCCCGTGACATAGACTGTGCATTCCAATGTAAACATGGTGGCTTTTGTGACTTAAAAACTGGACGCTGCAGTTGCTTGCCGGCCGCGGCCTCCAGGAATGTCGTACCAATCGTGGATGCCAATTGCCGCCGGGACCCAGACTGCGCCAAGGTCTGTCCTCGAGGTTGCAAAATCACCAACTGTATAAATGGCACTTGTTTCTGTGAGTGTTAG